The Anopheles gambiae chromosome 2, idAnoGambNW_F1_1, whole genome shotgun sequence genomic sequence aacacaaaacaccacttagtagtagtagagcaCGTAAGCCGCAAATATACAGATGAAACACATTATTTTTACTCTCTCGTTCAGCCTAGGTAAATATGTTAAAgtttgtgtattatttttgttccACTTTATGATAGAGATATTTTATTGGCGCGTTCAAACTATTGTATACTTTATTTGCTAGCGAGTTGAGTGTTCTGGTGAGCAGAACTGGACCGGGGGTGGGGGAGAAAGCGACTTCCGGTTCCAGTTACGACTCGAGTGCGATTCGTAAAGCATCATTCAGAGAACGGATACGAATAAAATGTTCTGCATTGCAACACAATCAATCCTTTGGTGGgagtgttttctttctctaGTATTTAAGTATTTAAGTAACCCCTCAAACTCACATAAAGCACTTTGTGAACACGTTTCGATGCAAAATTGTATGggtatagaagtagaaactGCATCTACAGAGCAGTATGATAAACGTACCGCTAATGAATTACGAGAGCAACAGGTTTTGCTAGGTTTGGGACGCCGGACGCGCCGAACCATTTTCGGTACTTTATTCTCATATATACATTCACGTTCGCGTTGATTGCGACAAAATAAAGCAGCATCAAAAGGGGAGTACAACTTAcgatttaaagcaaaataaaacaagctcAAACAAAATTATCGTCCTTAATGACTTACAACATACAGGAGCGTATATTAACCAACCCGCTACGTGATCGTTGCGCGAACTGCGCGTCGCGCTCACTTGAGACGTAACGATCGTTCATGCCAGCCCGAAAACACGGTTACTCTCGTCTGAGATTGTCCAATCGTGCCTGTAGATCGGCATCTGCGTCCGACACGGGAGATCCAGCTCCACCGGAACCACCAGCCGCTCCCACTGCTGCCGCCTGTGGAACTTTCGCTCCGGACACGGCCAACGAACCTGACGCCTGCAAGAATGCAATGCATGCACGGTTTAGAACGCGGAGATCCCGTGGAGATAGTGGAACCATTTCGGGCGAGCACTTACCTGAGGCAATCCGGACAGCTGGTCGTTCAGCTGTAGGCCCAGCTCGTCCAGCACCTGCGACACGATGGCATCGGTTTCCTCCTCGTCGCCTTCGTCCTCCATCGCGTCGTCCATCGCATCGTTGATCATCTCCTCCTTCATGTCCATGATCTCCGACTGCTTCTCGAACTCGTGCAGTATCTTCTGGATCTGTGGCATGTTTAGCTGGCGGTTCATGTTGGTCATCGCCTTCGTGACGCCCTTCATCGCCTCGCCCATCGCGTTCTGGGATTTCAGCGTCTGTATCTTCAGCGACACCGCCTGGATGTTGGCCTTCATCAGCATAAACTTCCGCACGTAGCGCCGCGTCCGGACGAGATCCTTCGCCATGATCTTCACCGCGTCCATCTGATTTTCCTTCGCCAGCTTCTTAATGTCGGCAATGATTTTCTTCTCCTGCTGTTCCATTTTCATCTTTTCCCGATCCAGATCGCGCATCGCTTTGTTGAGCGCCCGCTGGTTCTTCCGCATCATCTCGTCCGGCGACATGCGCTTCCCGAACAGCCACTCCATGGTTGAGGAACGTGATGTGTTTTAGCTGTTTAGCTGTGGCTAAGACAAACTGTGAGGAAATCAGCTCCGGATGCACAACTTATCTGAATCACTACCGTTTTTTCtcggttgtttttgctttgctccGATGCGATTTGTTGTGACTCATCCGAAATCTCGTATGAGTGTTTGGGAAACGTCAGATTGGCTCATGGAAGCCATACAGCGCTCGAGAATGACAGTAGCTTTTCCTGCATTATAATTGAAGCTGAAATTCGTTAAATTTCGTGAAAAATACTAATGTTTTATCGtaattattctttttcttccctttttccaattttctacCCTACGAAACAGCGCAAATAATCAAAAATTGTTGGTCATATTCTTTTGCTCTAAACTGTCAAACCGACTGGACCGGTCACCAACACACTGTCGCTGTCAAATCGCTGCTGGCTACAGCAAAGATATAAACAAACGGCACTGCTTGGCCGCTTTCTATGGTGCTGTTTAATAACAAATTGGATATATTTCACCCACAATCATGGCTCTGGCAGTGAAACGATCAATTTCGGAAATCAGCACACTTCCGGTAAGGTTCACAAACATTACTTCCTATGTATGAACGATTGATTGCAGTGTTGCATTACCCCTGCCAGGAACCGGCCACGATAGTCCCCCAGATTACAACCCATCGGCTCTACAAACGCATCCGTCGCAATGCCTGCAAATCCAGCGGCACACTTACCTCCATCCTGTCCTACGTAAACATGCTCGAAGATGCGTCCAGCAACGATGCGCTGCAGATTCTGCTCAAAATCACCGACTCGATGCACTTCGATGAAAGCGAGTTTCCGGACGCCATCCGCAAGCTGGTGGAGCACTTCCAGCGCGAGCCGGAGTCGGCCGTGCGGGTGAAGATTCTCTCCCTGTTTGCCGATCTGGCCACCGAAACCGGCATCGATGGGCAGCAGCTGATCGATGAGGTCATTAAGCTGCTGAAGGTGGAGCAATCGGCCAAAGTCATCTCGCAGGGGCTGATAGTGCTGGAAAAGATTGGCAAATCGTTCACCCCGTCCGTGGCGTACATCAATCAGATGGTGTTTTTCGCCAAGGTGAAGCTGTTCTCGCCCAGCCACAATGTGCAGCGCCATGCCATCCTGCTGTTGGGCGTGTTCGTGCTGGTTTCGGACGCGGAAAAGGAAAGTCTTGAGCTGATCGGAAAGTACACCGATTCGCCGGATGCGCGTGTCCGTGCGCAAGCATTTCGTTCGATGTTGACACTGGGGGAGCGGGGCGTGCAGCTGCCACCGTCCCTGTATCCGAGGGCTTGTGCCTCACTGACGGACGATTATGAGTGTGTTAGGAGGGAGGCACTAAACATGGTTTTCGAGCTGGGCGTACGACATCCGGAAGAGTGAGTAAAGCCAACGCTTTCTAGATGAGTTTTATGTCGCTCATTTTCCCCTTCATTCCCTTCACAGGATGATAAAAGTGCAAGACTCCGAGCAGGAGGTGCGCCTGATCGATGACGCGTTCGGGAAGGTTTGCTCTGCGATTTGCGATCTATCGATGAACATTCGCACGCTCGCGGCAGAGCTGCTCGGTGGCATGACGATGGTGAGCGACGAGTTCCTGCACCAAACGCTGGACAAGAAGCTGATGAGCAACATGCGCAAGAAGCGAAGTCTGCACGAGCGAAGCGCGGCCCATTTCGCCAGCGGAGAGTGGTCGAGCGGCAAAAAGTGGGCCGACGACGCACCGAAGGAAGTCATCAGTGCCGATTCCGTGTCGCTGATGGCGTCGGGCGCGTGCGGGGCCCTGGTGCAGGGGCTGGAAGATGAATTTCTCGAAGTGCGTACGGCTTCGGTCAACTCGATGTGCAAACTGGCGCTCAAGAATCCGCTGTTTGCGGTCACGTCGCTCGATTTTCTCGTCGACATGTTTAACGACGAAATCGAGGAGGTGCGGCTGCGGGCGATCTACAGCTTGACCGCCATCTCGAGGCACATTATCCTGCGCGAAGATCAGCTCGAGACGATGCTCAGCTCGCTGGAGGATTACTCGGTGGAGGTGCGCGAAGGGCTGCACCTCATGCTGGGAGCGTGTAAAGTGTCCACCAAGGCGTGCCTCACGCTCGTTGTGCAGAAAGTGCTGGATGTGCTGCTAAAGTACCCGGAAGATCGTCTCTCGACGTTCGGTTGCATGCAGCGCGTGGGCCAGAAGCATCCGGAGATTTGCATGTCCATCACGCCACAGCTACTGCTGGACCATCCGTTCTTCGATAGTGCCGAGCGGGACGTTGAAGATCCCGCGTACGTGTGCGTACTTATCATGCTGTTCAATGCAGCCCAGCACCTCCCAGCCATGTTGAGCTTGTTCCCCGAAACCACAATCAAACACTACGCGTACCTGCGTGACACGATGCCCAACTTTGTGCCTCGCCTAGCCGTTGGCGGAGACACGAAGGAGCTCAATCTGATCGGGTCCACTGGCTCGAGACAGTTCCTGGAAACGCTGCTTAGCAACATTCAGCGCGCCTACTCCGCTCCCCAGGCCCGGCAAGCGTTGCTGAAAGCGGCCCAGGATGATTTGGATCGCTTGGCCGAGATCGATCCGGCCTTCTCGGGAACGGCCAACTTTACGTCCGTGTTTTTCGGCGCACAGTTGCAGAtggagcagctgcagctggccGCCACGGGTCATTCGATCAAGGCCCCGATCAAGGAGTGTCTTCTGCAGCTGATCAAAAAGTGTCTGATGCTGCAGAATCTCTTCTCGAACCTCACGATCGATGATCAGTTGTTGGTGAAGCAAATGTGTCTACGCGCCAGTGCCCTCAATCTGGTGCTGATCGTGAAGGACCGGTCGCAGAGTGCCCTCGGGCCTTGCCAGCTATTGCTGCACATTGCAAGCGATGCGAGTAGCTTCCTGCAGGAAAATACCCCGCTCATTGCGGACACGTTTACGAGCGCCATCTTGATCAAGCTGGCCTCGGTGGGCGATCCGAAACCGGGCCGTGTGTATCGAGAGATTTTACCAATCGTGCAAACGGCTGCCCCAGTTGTTATTCCCCAAATCAACACAAATGTAAGTGTGCGCGCGGTTGTGTTTCCGCCTTCGATTCACTAACACTATTCTATCTTCCCGCAGATCAAAATGTGCAAAGCACGAATCATTGAACCGACCGAAAACTCGTACAGCGCGGAGAACGTCATCAAGGTGACGGCGGGGTTGATCGCTGCGGTTCCGTTTGTGGCCGAGTTGGAAAATTTGCAGCAAAGCCAGCGGCAAGACCTGCGCCTGAAGGTGAAGTATCCGGACCAGAACGTGCACATCATCGTGCCGCGCAAGCGCGACCTGAAGAAGGTCATGACGGAGCAGGGCGAAAGTGAATCGCAGTGGCGATTGCGGACGAAGGTTCTGCTGTCGCACGGCGTCTGGACCGAAGCATCGACCGTTGAGATAACGATCTGTTTGTCGGTGAAGCCCAACAATGAGCTGGAGCTGTGCAAACCGGTCAAGGTGCACTTTGCACCCAAACCCGTCAAACGAGGATTGTAAGACGAAGCTCGCAGTGGGTGGACTGGCGCACTAACTAACTAACGTTAAGTCTAATTTGTATgtacatttaaaacaaaatacaaatactaaaaaaaggaaaaactacTTTTTAAAGCGTTTTTGCGTTTTGTTCAAATATTGCTCACTTTTGCTTTATTAGTGTGTATAATCAATCTGTTTCTGCCTTTTCACCCCCGGTCCACGCGCCTCAGTTCTTTGCTCTGCATCACCCTGTTTTTGCTAATAAcacattctctctctgtctctctctgtctctctctgtctctcccgTACTGATTACGCACACACGCTTCGCTTAAATGTTTATCGTTAACGCACTTAAAAATTGTTCCTACATGCAGCTGATGTAAAAATTGTAAGATAAATATACCACTATCGGTCTGATTcactgctctctctctctctctctctctttacccGGTTGCCCGCAGTCACCGGTATTTGCTCATCACTTT encodes the following:
- the LOC1281891 gene encoding integrator complex subunit 4 yields the protein MALAVKRSISEISTLPEPATIVPQITTHRLYKRIRRNACKSSGTLTSILSYVNMLEDASSNDALQILLKITDSMHFDESEFPDAIRKLVEHFQREPESAVRVKILSLFADLATETGIDGQQLIDEVIKLLKVEQSAKVISQGLIVLEKIGKSFTPSVAYINQMVFFAKVKLFSPSHNVQRHAILLLGVFVLVSDAEKESLELIGKYTDSPDARVRAQAFRSMLTLGERGVQLPPSLYPRACASLTDDYECVRREALNMVFELGVRHPEEMIKVQDSEQEVRLIDDAFGKVCSAICDLSMNIRTLAAELLGGMTMVSDEFLHQTLDKKLMSNMRKKRSLHERSAAHFASGEWSSGKKWADDAPKEVISADSVSLMASGACGALVQGLEDEFLEVRTASVNSMCKLALKNPLFAVTSLDFLVDMFNDEIEEVRLRAIYSLTAISRHIILREDQLETMLSSLEDYSVEVREGLHLMLGACKVSTKACLTLVVQKVLDVLLKYPEDRLSTFGCMQRVGQKHPEICMSITPQLLLDHPFFDSAERDVEDPAYVCVLIMLFNAAQHLPAMLSLFPETTIKHYAYLRDTMPNFVPRLAVGGDTKELNLIGSTGSRQFLETLLSNIQRAYSAPQARQALLKAAQDDLDRLAEIDPAFSGTANFTSVFFGAQLQMEQLQLAATGHSIKAPIKECLLQLIKKCLMLQNLFSNLTIDDQLLVKQMCLRASALNLVLIVKDRSQSALGPCQLLLHIASDASSFLQENTPLIADTFTSAILIKLASVGDPKPGRVYREILPIVQTAAPVVIPQINTNIKMCKARIIEPTENSYSAENVIKVTAGLIAAVPFVAELENLQQSQRQDLRLKVKYPDQNVHIIVPRKRDLKKVMTEQGESESQWRLRTKVLLSHGVWTEASTVEITICLSVKPNNELELCKPVKVHFAPKPVKRGL
- the LOC1281892 gene encoding charged multivesicular body protein 2a, with translation MEWLFGKRMSPDEMMRKNQRALNKAMRDLDREKMKMEQQEKKIIADIKKLAKENQMDAVKIMAKDLVRTRRYVRKFMLMKANIQAVSLKIQTLKSQNAMGEAMKGVTKAMTNMNRQLNMPQIQKILHEFEKQSEIMDMKEEMINDAMDDAMEDEGDEEETDAIVSQVLDELGLQLNDQLSGLPQASGSLAVSGAKVPQAAAVGAAGGSGGAGSPVSDADADLQARLDNLRRE